A stretch of Physeter macrocephalus isolate SW-GA chromosome 1, ASM283717v5, whole genome shotgun sequence DNA encodes these proteins:
- the KCNMB2 gene encoding calcium-activated potassium channel subunit beta-2 codes for MFIWTSGRTSSSYRHDEKRNIYQKIRDHDLLDKRKTVTALKAGEDRAILLGLAMMVCSIMMYFLLGITLLRSYMQSVWTEEAQCTLLNASITETFNCSFSCGPDCWKLSQYPCLQVYVNLTSSGEKLLLYHTEETMKINHECSYIPKCGKNFEESMSLVNVVMENFRKYQHFSCYSDPEGNQKSVILTKLYSSNVLFHSLFWPTCMMAGGVAIVAMVKLTQYLSLLCERIQQINR; via the exons aaacatttaccaaaaaaTCAGGGACCATGACCTCCTGGacaaaaggaaaactgtcacAGCACTGAAAGCAGGAGAGGACCGGGCCATTCTCCTGGGACTGGCCATGATGGTGTGCTCCATCATGATGTACTTTCTGCTGGGAATCACACTCCTGCGCTCATACATGCAGAG TGTGTGGACCGAGGAGGCTCAGTGCACCTTGCTGAATGCATCCATCACGGAAACATTTAACTGCTCCTTCAGCTGTGGTCCGGACTGCTGGAAACTCTCTCAGTACCCCTGTCTCCAGGTGTACGTTAACCTGACTTCTTCTGGAGAGAAGCTCCTTCTCTACCACACGGAAGAGACAATGAAAATCAATCATGAG TGCTCCTATATACCTAAGTGtggaaaaaattttgaagaatcCATGTCCCTGGTGAATGTTGTCATGGAAAACTTCAGGAAGTACCAACACTTCTCCTGCTATTCTGACCCGGAAGGAAACCAGAAGAGTGTCATCCTAACCAAACTCTACAGTTCCAACGTGCTGTTCCATTCACTCTTTTGGCCAACGTGTATGATGGCTGGGGGCGTGGCTATCGTTGCCATGGTGAAACTCACACAGTACCTCTCCCTGCTCTGTGAGAGGATTCAACAGATCAATAGATAA